The Pseudomonas solani genome segment ATTCAGGACGGACGAGAGGGGCAAAACCCGCAACTGCAGATGCAAGAAAATGTTTCCGTCCGACTGGCGGTGGGTTAGACGGCCGAACTCTCGCTTGCCTCCAACTGCTCCAGCAACCACGCGCTGAAGCTGCGCGTCAGCGGGCTGAGCTCGCTGTCGCGGTGGATCAGCCAGGCCCACTTGGGGCCGCGGATGGTCTGTTCCACCAGCGGTTGCAGGCGATTCTCGGCGCGGGCCTTCTGCGCCAGCAACTGGCTGACCAGGGCGATGCCGAGGCCGTCGCAGGCGGCGTCCAGCAGCAGGCCGGGGTCGGAGAAGTTGAGGCCGCTGCTCTGCTGGCCGACGTCGATACCGGCCTCCAGCGCCCAGTGGCTCCAGTCCATTTCCCGTTCGCCGTGCAGGGTTGTGCGCTGCGCCGGCGGCGTGGCCAGCAGCGCCGGGTGGCAGGCGGGGTAGAGGCGGTCGGCGTGGAGCACGCGGAAGCTGCATTCGGCCTGGGCGGTGATGTCGTCGCGCACGGCGATGTCGATGGTCTGGGTGGCCATCTCCGGCGGCTCGTCGGTGGTGAACAGCCACAGGTCCACTTCCGGGTGCTGCTGGCGGAAGCCGCCCAGGCGCGGCACCAGCCAGTGGCGGGCGAAGGCCGGGCTGGTGTTGACCACCAGCTGGTTGGGCTTGCGGTACTGCTCCAGCCGGCGGATGCCCACGGCCAGTTGCTGCAGCAGCGCCTGGGTGGTGCCGAGCAGGTCGTGCCCGGCATCGGTGAGGGCGACGCTGCGGCCGTTGCGGTGGAACAGCGGCTGTTCGAGGAAGCCTTCGAGGCTGCGGATCTGCTGGCTGATGGCCGATTGGGTGAGGTGCAGCTCCTCGGCGGCCTTGTGGAAGCTGCCGAGGCGGGCGGCGGCTTCGAAGCCGCGCAGGGCGTTCAGCGGGGGCCAGTGCTTGAGCATCTCTGATAAGCCTGTCTGATCATAAATGTGGAAAATCTATCGTTTGTTGCGCCGAATTCACGGGCCTAGCATGGCATCCATTACCGCAATCGCGGTTTCAGTGATAACTAAAACTTAACTGAAGGCAATCGTCATGCAGCAGCAACACGCGCAGCAGAGCGGCTGGGTCATGCCCGCCGAATGGTCCCACCACGCCGCCACCTGGATGGTCTGGCCGCACAACCAGCCGCTGTGGGAAGCCGGCTGGGGCGTGACCCTGGCTGCGGTGCAGGAGGACTTCGCCTGCGTCGCCAACGCCATCGCCCGCTTCGAGCCGGTGAAGATGGTGGTGGACCCGAGCGCCGTGGAGCGTGCCCGCGCCCTCTGCGGCCCGGGCATCGAGCTGCTGCCCCTGGCGGTCAACGACAGCTGGTGCCGTGACTCCGGCCCCAGCTTCGTCTGCCACCCGCAACTGGGCGTGGCCGGCGTCAGCTGGCGCTTCAATGCCTGGGGCGGAAAATCGGCCCATGACCTCGACGAGGGCCTGGCCCGCCGCGTGCTCAACGGCCTGGGGCTGGACTGCTTCGGCACCGCGCTGAGCAACGAGGGCGGCGCCATCCACGTCGACGGCGACGGCACCCTGATCACCACCGAGTCGGTGCTGCTCAATGCCAACCGCAACGCAGGCATCAGCAAGGCCGAGGTGGAGGAGATTTTCGCCCGCCTGCTGGGGGTGAGGAAGACCATCTGGCTGCCGGGCGACCCGGACCACGTCACCGGCGACATGACCGACGGCCACGTCGACGGCGTCTGCGCCTTCGCCCGCCCCGGCGCGCTGCTGGTGGATGCCACCCGTGACGTCTCCTCGGTCTACGCCCAGGTGGCGCGGGAGAACCGCCGTGCCCTGGAACTGGCCACCGACGCCCGTGGCCGCCATTTCGAGATGCTCGAACTGTTCGAGGCCAGCGACGCGGTGGACACCGAGGCCGAGGTGTTCTGCGCCTCCTACACCAACTTCTACATCGCCAACGGCGCCATCATCATGCCGGCCTATGGCATCGACGCCGACGACGAGGCCGCCGCCACCCTGCGCCTGGCCTTCCCCGGCCGCGAGGTGGTGCCGGTGCGCATCAACCAGCTGGCCCACGGCGGCGGCGGGGTGCATTGCATCACCCAGCAGCAGCCGGCCTGGCCGCTGAAGGGGATGTGAGATGGCCAAGCTGACCGTCGCCACCACCCAGATGGCCTGCAGCTGGAACCTCGCACGCAACCTCGACCAGGCCGAGCGCCTGGTCCGTGAGGCGGCTGCCCGGGGCGCCCAGGTGATCCTGCTGCAGGAGCTGTTCGCCACCCCCTATTTCTGCATCGAGCAGAACCACCGCCACCTGGCGCTGGCCGAGGAATACGCCCAGAGCCAGGTGCTGGCGCGCTTCGCCGACCTCGCCGGGGAGCTGGGCGTGGTGCTGCCGCTGAGCTGGTTCGAGCGCGCCGGCAACGCCTTCTTCAACTCCCTGGCCATGGCCGACGCCGATGGCCGCCTGCTGGGCGTGTACCGCAAGACCCACATCCCCAACGCCATCGGCTACCAGGAGAAGGAATACTTCAGCCCGGGCGACACCGGCTTCCGCGTCTGGGACACCGCCCACGGCCGCCTCGGCGTGGGTATATGCTGGGATCAGTGGTTCCCCGAGACCGCGCGCTGCCTGGCCTTGCAGGGGGCCGAGGTGCTGCTGTTCCCCACCGCCATCGGCTCCGAGCCCGGCGCTCAGGGCCTGGATTCCCGCGACCACTGGCAGATGACCATGCGTGGCCACGCCGCCGCCAACATCCTCCCGGTGGTGGCGGCCAACCGCGTCGGCCGCGAGGTGGCGACCACCGACCCGGAGCTGCAGATGAGCTTCTACGGCTCCTCCTTCATCTGCGACCACAAGGGCACGTTGCTGGCCGAGGCCGATCGCGAGGGCACTACGGTGCTGCTGCAGGAGCTGGACCTCGACGCCATGGCCGAGGAACGCCTGGCCTGGGGCATCTACCGCGACCGCCGCCCGGAGATGTACGGCCCGATGCTCGGCCTCGATGGCCAGCGCACCCACGTCACCTGGCAGAACACCCGAGGAGCCTGAGCATGCGTGCCTTCCGATCGCTGTTGGTCACCGCCGCCGCCCTGGCCTGCCTGGCCGGCAACGCCCAGGCGGAGGAGAAGATCCTGCGCCTGTACAACTGGGCGGATTACTTCGCCGAGGACACCCTCAGCCGCTTCACCGCCGAGACCGGCATCCAGGTCGTCTATGACGTGATGGATGGCAGCGAAACCCTGGAAGCCAAGCTGATGGCCGGCAACAGCGGCTACGACCTGGTCTTCCCCGGCGACACCGTGGCCGAGCGGCTGATGCGTGCCGGCGCCCTGCAGAAGCTCGACGCGAGCAAGCTCACCGGCCTGGATGACATCGAGCCCGGCCTCAAGCGCCTGCAGACCCGCTACCCCTACTCGCGCCACGCCGTGGTGCCCTACACCTGGGGCACCATCGGCATCACCTACAACGCCGCGATGATCGCCCAGCGCCAGGCCGACGCGCCGGTGAACAGCCTCGACCTGCTGTTCAAGCCGGAGCTGGCCGCGCGCTTCGCCGACTGCGGCATCTCGGTGATCGACTCGCCCGACGAGGTGCTCGCGGTGGTGCTCAACTACCTGGGCCGCGACCCGCGCAGCGCCAAGGCCGAGGACCTGGCGGCGGCCACCGCGCTGCTGAGCGCGATCAAGCCCTACATCCGCAAGTTCCAGTCGCAGCCGGTCACCGACCTGGTCAACGGCAACCTCTGCCTGTCTCTGGGCTACAGCGGCGACGTCACCCAGTCGCAACGCGCGGCGGCGGCAGCGGGCAAACCGGTGGACTTCCAGTACCGCATCCCCCGTGAGGGCACCACGGTGTGGATGGACACCCTGGCCATCCCCGTCGATGCGCGGCACCCGGAGTACGCCTATGCCTTCATCAACTTCGTGATGCGCCCGGAGAACATGGCTGCCATCAGCAACTTCACCGGCTACCCCACTTCCAGCGCCAAGGCGCGGCCGATGGTGGACGCCGACATGCGCGGTAACCCGGACATCTACGTCGACGATGCCGCCTATGCCCGGCTGATCCCCGGGCGCGACATCCCCCAGCGCGACATGCGAGCCCGCATGCGTGCCTGGACCAAGTTCAAGACCTCCACCCACTGAAATGACCGCCGGCGCCCCTGCGCCCTGGAGAACTGCCATGCCTTCGCGTCGTGACTTCATCAAGCACCTCACCGCCGTCGCCGGCCTCGGCGCGGTCGCCAGCCTTGGGCTCGGCATCTCGCCCGCCCGGGCCCAGGCCGCCTTGCGTGGCGGCGCCTGGCGCATGCCGGACGAGAACGGCGTGCACGCCTGCAGCTACGTCAGCTTCGGCGCCCAGGCGGCGATCTGGGAGGACTTCACCGCCGACGTGCAGGACTGCATCGGCCTGATCGCCCGCACCATCGCCACCTACGAGCCGGTGGTGGTGCTGCACCGCCCTGGCCAGCTGAGCCTGGCCAAGCAGAAGTGCGGCACGCGCAACACCCGCTTCGTCGAGATGCCCCTGGATGACGTATGGATGCGCGACATCGGCGGCACCTTCGTGGTGGACGGGCAGGGCGGCCTCGGCCTGGTGGACTTCAACTTCAACGGCTGGGGCAACAAGCAGCAGCACAGCAAGGATGGCGAGGTGGCCGGGGAAGTCAGCTACGACGCCGACGCCAGCTACATCGCCAGCCAGCTCACCGGTGAAGGTGGCGGTATCGAAGTGGACGGCGCCGGCACCGGCATCATGACCGAGAGTTGCTGGATCAACAGCAACCGCAACCCCGGCATGAGCAAGGCCCAGGTGGAAGCCGAGCTGATGAGCAACCTCGGCCTGCGCAAGATCATCTGGCTGCCCGGCATCAAGAACAAGGACATCACCGATGCCCACGTCGACTTCTACGCGCGCTTCGTCAAGCCCGGGGTGGTGGTCGCCAACCTCGACAACGACCCGCAGTCCTACGACTACGCGGTGACCCGCAAGCACCTGGAAATCCTCAACAAGGCCACCGACGCCGACGGCCGCAAGCTGCAGGTGCACACCCTGCCGCCGCCCCGCACCCTGCGCAACAACCGCTTCACCCGCAACAACCCGGACTTCGCCCCCGGCTACATCAACTACTTCCCGGTCAACGGCGCGGTGATCGCCCCGCAGTTCGGCGACGCCAGCGCCGACGCCTTCTGCCGCGACCTGCTCACCCGGCTCTACCCCGGGCGCAAGGTGGTGCAACTGAACATCGACGCGGTCGCCGCCGGCGGTGGCGGCATCCACTGCGTCACCTGCCACCAGCCGAAGGTGTAGGTCGGCAGTCCCGGTCTTGAAGGGGGCCCGGTTTGTAGGGTGGATGACGCTCTTCTCATCCACCAGCGGTGCTATTTGTGGCACCGGGCAGGGGCAGCCCTGCGGGCTGCTTGGCGACTGAAGTCGCCCCTACGGGGCGGGTGCAAGGCCGGTGATGGGTTTCGCTGCGCTCTACGCCATCCTACGGTTCGTGTGCGGGGCCTGTTGGGGCGAATGCATGCGCCCGCTTTTCCACCCGGTTCGTGTCACACCCGCTCCATTTGTTTACGTGCGAAAAGTTGACACATGGACATGTAAACAAACACGACATAGCGTGACGCCCCAGATGCTGAATCAACTTCTGGGGAGCCCGGACATGTTGTCGATCGAACTGATTGTGGAAAACCTCGCCAGCAGCGCCCTGGTGCTGGGCTGCATGCTGGGCCTCGCCTGGTTGGCCTACGGCCCGGCTGAGCGAGGCTTGCGCGGCTGAGGCGTGCGTCAGGCCAGGTCGGAAGGCGAGCGGCGGACGAACTTGATCTTGTGGGTGAAGGTCGGCTTGCGCGTCACGCTGATGGCCCGGCGGGTCACCGCGTCGAGGGTGATGTTCCAGTAGCCGGTGCTGGGCACGGTGATGCGTGCCGGGAACTTGTCGAAGGCCCCACCGTGGTAGGTGTGGCGGCCACCGTTCTTGAAGCTGCGAAAGTTCGCATCGTTCATCAGGCGGATGTTGCAGACCTGCGAACACTCGATGACCACGATGTCGCCTTCGTTGAGGTGTTCGCGCTGGTGGATGAACTTCATGTACCGCTCCGGAGCTGGTAAAGCGAAAGGCGCAACGATATCACGGCGGGGCCCTCCCGCTCTCGGCCTGCCGTCGTTTCGCTGCTGCGCGCCGGGTAGCCGGGCTCGAACAGCCACAACCTGAACTCCCTGTGCACGCTTTCCAGGCGCAACGCCACGCGCCGCTGCACCTGGGCCACCAGGCTTTCCTCCAGCCAGCACCAGGCCCGGCGATAGTCGCCCAGGGTCATCTGCGCCCCCGCTTCCACCAACAGCACCACCGGGCGGTGCCCGTACCAACGCAGCGCCCCCTCCAGCCCCGCCAGCGCCTGTTCCAGGTGCGCGCCACGGCTCATGCGCAGGGCGTGGCGGGCGATATCGAAACAGTCGCAGTAGTGGTGGCGGGCGATCACGCCGCAGGCCGGGGCCGGCGCGGCGCAATCGCTGTTGTAGCAGTGGTAGAGATAGTCCCCGGCCACGTGGAGGCTCAGCGCTGTCGCGTCGGTGCGTTGATGCATTTGTAGCCCGGGTACTGGGCCTCGGCGGTGATGCGCGCCATGTCCGAACTCACCGCCTGGACGACGAGGCTGAAGTTGGCGCGCGGGCCGGCGCCCGGCTGGACGCGTTGCAGGAAGGCGGAATAGCTGTGCATGGAAGCGATCTCCTCGGTAATGAGGAGCCCAGCCTAGAGGGACCGCACGACAGCCTATGTCGTCAGGGGGCGGCGTAGAAGCCGGCCATCTCCCGCGCGCATTGGGCGATGGCCTGGCGCAGCGCGGGTGGTTCCAGCACCTCCACGGTGGCGCCGTGGGCCAGGATCCACCACTGCAATTCGCGGGTGTGGGCGATCTCGCACTCCAGCAGCCACCAGCCATCGCCCAGGGGCGACAGGTGCTGGGGTTCGGCCAAGGGCGTCTCGGTGCTGTCCAGACGCTCCCGCAGCGCGGCGTTGATGCGCAGTTTGAGTTGGATCGGTTCGGCGGCGAGCAGGGTTTCCTGGCGCGCATGGGTTTGCAGGTCGAACCCCGGGGGCGACTGGATGCTGCGCGACCGTTTCGGCGTGACGCTGCGGAAGCGTTGCAGGGGCAGGGCGCGCACCTTCACTTCGTCGACCTTGGTACAGATCAGGTAGATGCTCGAATCCCGATAGGACAGGCCCAGTGGGTTGAGCACCATGCGTTGTTCCGCTGCGCTGCGCCGTGAGTAGTAGAGCGCCTCCAGCTGATAGCCCTCCAGCAGCGCCAGCTGGATGTCCCGCAGCACGGTTTCGTCGATCGGCGCCTGGCGCAGCTGCAGCTGTTGCGAGCCGCTCACCACCTTGCCCAGCCAGCGGCCCTCGTGGCGCTGGAACTTGTCGAGCACCTCCCGCGAGCGCAGGTACTGTTCGCGCAGGTCATCCAGCGCCGCGCGGTGCAGCAGGTGGCTGGCCTGTTCATAGAGGGTGACGATGCTCAGCGCCACCCGTGCCGATTTCAGTTCGTGGCTGTCCAGCGGCTTGGCCTGCGCCCTGGCGGCGGGCAGGCGCGCGCCCTTGGCCAGGCGCCAGCGCGGCTGTGCATGGTTGTGGTCGGAGGCGATGGCGCCATCGGCTGCCAGCAGCTCCAGGTCGCGCTGCACGGTGCGCAGGCTGATGGTGCCTTCCCGCAGGAGCTGCTCGTGCAGGCTGGCGGTATCGATGCCCGCCTTCCCGGTCGAGGCGATCTCGGCGAGCAGGCGGTTGCGGCGCTCCAGGGTGACGGCGGCGTTGGGGCGCGGTGTTTTGGCAGGCATCGAGAGGCTCCAGGTGCGACATAGGTTGTCGCTCGGTCGTGGATACTAGCGCCATGGAAAACATGCTGCCTAGCGCACGTTGGGCGGCTTGCACAGAATGACGGGGTTCGTGCCGTGCCCGGTATTTCCGGCACGGCTTTTCGATGGGGCAAGGGGAGGGAAGATGACGCTACATGATTCGATCGTTCTGGAAATCGTCAACGGCCGACTGAACAAGGAGTTGCGTGCCAGCGAGTTGCTGGGAGACGAGCGCCGGGTCGAGCTGCTCGATGGCGGCGAGAAGGTGGAACGCTACCGCGTCGGGTTCGAGTTCTTCAGCGAGAGCCATATCGCCACCGAGATGGCCAACCACGCTGAAGACACCGGTTACTGGGTCAAGCGTGGCGAGGCGCCGCGTTATCGCAAGGTCGAGCGCGGGCTGTATCGCGTCCTCGCCCTGGAGGAAGGTGAAGAGCTGCTGGAGGATGGTGAAGCAGCGCCTTTGCCGGTATCGGCGAGCGGGCATACTCGCGAGGAGCGCTTCGCCCACTACCTGGCCCAGCAGCCGTTCCAGATCTTCGACCGTCGTCG includes the following:
- a CDS encoding LysR substrate-binding domain-containing protein — its product is MLKHWPPLNALRGFEAAARLGSFHKAAEELHLTQSAISQQIRSLEGFLEQPLFHRNGRSVALTDAGHDLLGTTQALLQQLAVGIRRLEQYRKPNQLVVNTSPAFARHWLVPRLGGFRQQHPEVDLWLFTTDEPPEMATQTIDIAVRDDITAQAECSFRVLHADRLYPACHPALLATPPAQRTTLHGEREMDWSHWALEAGIDVGQQSSGLNFSDPGLLLDAACDGLGIALVSQLLAQKARAENRLQPLVEQTIRGPKWAWLIHRDSELSPLTRSFSAWLLEQLEASESSAV
- a CDS encoding agmatine deiminase family protein, which translates into the protein MPSRRDFIKHLTAVAGLGAVASLGLGISPARAQAALRGGAWRMPDENGVHACSYVSFGAQAAIWEDFTADVQDCIGLIARTIATYEPVVVLHRPGQLSLAKQKCGTRNTRFVEMPLDDVWMRDIGGTFVVDGQGGLGLVDFNFNGWGNKQQHSKDGEVAGEVSYDADASYIASQLTGEGGGIEVDGAGTGIMTESCWINSNRNPGMSKAQVEAELMSNLGLRKIIWLPGIKNKDITDAHVDFYARFVKPGVVVANLDNDPQSYDYAVTRKHLEILNKATDADGRKLQVHTLPPPRTLRNNRFTRNNPDFAPGYINYFPVNGAVIAPQFGDASADAFCRDLLTRLYPGRKVVQLNIDAVAAGGGGIHCVTCHQPKV
- a CDS encoding agmatine deiminase family protein, with amino-acid sequence MQQQHAQQSGWVMPAEWSHHAATWMVWPHNQPLWEAGWGVTLAAVQEDFACVANAIARFEPVKMVVDPSAVERARALCGPGIELLPLAVNDSWCRDSGPSFVCHPQLGVAGVSWRFNAWGGKSAHDLDEGLARRVLNGLGLDCFGTALSNEGGAIHVDGDGTLITTESVLLNANRNAGISKAEVEEIFARLLGVRKTIWLPGDPDHVTGDMTDGHVDGVCAFARPGALLVDATRDVSSVYAQVARENRRALELATDARGRHFEMLELFEASDAVDTEAEVFCASYTNFYIANGAIIMPAYGIDADDEAAATLRLAFPGREVVPVRINQLAHGGGGVHCITQQQPAWPLKGM
- a CDS encoding helix-turn-helix transcriptional regulator, whose amino-acid sequence is MPAKTPRPNAAVTLERRNRLLAEIASTGKAGIDTASLHEQLLREGTISLRTVQRDLELLAADGAIASDHNHAQPRWRLAKGARLPAARAQAKPLDSHELKSARVALSIVTLYEQASHLLHRAALDDLREQYLRSREVLDKFQRHEGRWLGKVVSGSQQLQLRQAPIDETVLRDIQLALLEGYQLEALYYSRRSAAEQRMVLNPLGLSYRDSSIYLICTKVDEVKVRALPLQRFRSVTPKRSRSIQSPPGFDLQTHARQETLLAAEPIQLKLRINAALRERLDSTETPLAEPQHLSPLGDGWWLLECEIAHTRELQWWILAHGATVEVLEPPALRQAIAQCAREMAGFYAAP
- a CDS encoding extracellular solute-binding protein; translated protein: MRAFRSLLVTAAALACLAGNAQAEEKILRLYNWADYFAEDTLSRFTAETGIQVVYDVMDGSETLEAKLMAGNSGYDLVFPGDTVAERLMRAGALQKLDASKLTGLDDIEPGLKRLQTRYPYSRHAVVPYTWGTIGITYNAAMIAQRQADAPVNSLDLLFKPELAARFADCGISVIDSPDEVLAVVLNYLGRDPRSAKAEDLAAATALLSAIKPYIRKFQSQPVTDLVNGNLCLSLGYSGDVTQSQRAAAAAGKPVDFQYRIPREGTTVWMDTLAIPVDARHPEYAYAFINFVMRPENMAAISNFTGYPTSSAKARPMVDADMRGNPDIYVDDAAYARLIPGRDIPQRDMRARMRAWTKFKTSTH
- the aguB gene encoding N-carbamoylputrescine amidase, with the translated sequence MAKLTVATTQMACSWNLARNLDQAERLVREAAARGAQVILLQELFATPYFCIEQNHRHLALAEEYAQSQVLARFADLAGELGVVLPLSWFERAGNAFFNSLAMADADGRLLGVYRKTHIPNAIGYQEKEYFSPGDTGFRVWDTAHGRLGVGICWDQWFPETARCLALQGAEVLLFPTAIGSEPGAQGLDSRDHWQMTMRGHAAANILPVVAANRVGREVATTDPELQMSFYGSSFICDHKGTLLAEADREGTTVLLQELDLDAMAEERLAWGIYRDRRPEMYGPMLGLDGQRTHVTWQNTRGA